Proteins from a single region of Hordeum vulgare subsp. vulgare chromosome 6H, MorexV3_pseudomolecules_assembly, whole genome shotgun sequence:
- the LOC123402376 gene encoding syntaxin-124-like, translated as MNDLFSSSSFKKYADLKEQVALDEMEAGGEGTNLDKFFEDVEGVKEDIRGLEAIYRRLQSVNEESKTAHDARAVKSLRARMDGDVEQVLRRAKVVKAKLEALDRANAASRKLPGCGAGSSTDRTRSSVVSGLGNKLKDLMDDFQGLRTRMAAEYKETVARRYYTVTGETAEESTIEALISSGESETFLQKAIQRDQGRGEVMATVSEIQERHDAVKDIERSLLELHQVFLDMAALVEAQGHQLNNIETHVARASSFVVRGTVELESARVYQKSSRKWACIAVVAGAVLVLVIVLPILVNLKLLSGR; from the exons ATGAACGACCTCTTCTCGTCGAGCTCGTTCAAGAAGTATGCCGACCTGAAGGAGCAGGTGGCGCTGGACGAGATGGAGGCCGGCGGCGAGGGCACCAAcctggacaagttcttcgaggacGTGGAGGGCGTCAAGGAGGACATCCGCGGCCTCGAGGCCATCTACCGGCGGCTGCAGTCGGTGAACGAGGAGAGCAAGACCGCACACGACGCCCGCGCCGTCAAGTCCCTCCGCGCCCGCATGGACGGCGACGTCGAGCAGGTCCTCCGCCGCGCTAAGGTCGTCAAGGCCAAGCTCGAGGCCCTCGACCGCGCCAACGCCGCCAGCCGTAAGCTCCCCGGCTGCGGTGCCGGCTCCTCCACCGACCGCACCCGCTCCTCCGTCGTCTCCGGCCTCGGCAACAAGCTCAAGGACCTCATGGACGACTTCCAG GGCCTTCGGACGCGGATGGCGGCGGAGTACAAGGAGACGGTAGCGCGGCGGTACTACACGGTGACGGGGGAGACGGCGGAGGAGAGCACGATCGAGGCGCTCATCTCGTCGGGGGAGAGCGAGACGTTCCTGCAGAAGGCGATCCAGCGGGACCAAGGGCGCGGGGAGGTGATGGCCACGGTGTCGGAGATCCAGGAGCGGCACGACGCCGTCAAGGACATCGAGCGCAGCCTGCTGGAGCTGCACCAGGTgttcctggacatggcggcgctGGTGGAGGCGCAGGGCCACCAACTCAACAACATCGAGACCCACGTCGCGCGCGCCAGCTCCTTCGTGGTCAGGGGCACCGTGGAGCTCGAGTCCGCGCGCGTCTACCAGAAGAGCAGCCGCAAGTGGGCCTGCATCGCCGTCGTCGCCGGCGCCGTGCTCGTGCTCGTCATCGTGCTCCCGATACTCGTCAACCTCAAGCTCTTGAGCGGCAGATAG
- the LOC123405717 gene encoding vicilin-like seed storage protein At2g18540, with protein sequence MAASQPNKEKAEWGEEKDAASEEQRLMERAAKKLREEDAAEARKKKDEEHKAKMDEEWQIFLERQRYEARIKENDRKMLEKRKKEYEANFKKMWAEGAAKREREHQRFTERVKEEASKMRKREEEEEEERKKKKGKGPCSTQ encoded by the coding sequence atggccgcttctcaacccaacaaggaaaaagcggagtggggggaggagaaggatgcagccagtgaggagcagcggttgatggagagggctgcaaagaagttgagagaggaggatgcagccgaagcgcgaaagaagaaggatgaggagcataAGGCAAAGATGGATGAGGAGTGGCAAATCTTCCTTGAGCGCCAGAgatatgaggctaggataaaggagaatgaTAGGAAGATGCTAGAGAAACGTAAAAAAGAATatgaagctaactttaagaagatgTGGGCAGAGGGCgcagcaaagagagagcgggagcatcaacgcttcacggagagggttaaggaagaggcttcaaaaatgcgcaaaagggaagaggaagaggaagaagagaggaagaagaagaagggaaaggggccttgctcgacccaaTAG